The following coding sequences are from one Lipingzhangella halophila window:
- a CDS encoding Uma2 family endonuclease, whose translation MSAPPATEPQVASSPKVNWPVPPPEGFSADDLDRIPDLPSHTELIDGSLVFVTPQKLFHWRVIRLLERRLAENLPEHLLVRGEMTVTIGPKQRPEPDVLVVRAESEESEDVGTYPPDAVLLAVEVVSPDSMVRDRERKPQIYAQAGIPHFWRVENDGGEPKVYVYELDPATRTYVARGIHEDRLKVSSPFEIDIDLTEMHRM comes from the coding sequence ATGAGCGCTCCCCCCGCGACCGAACCCCAGGTCGCATCCTCGCCGAAGGTCAACTGGCCGGTACCGCCCCCCGAAGGCTTCAGCGCCGATGATCTCGACCGGATTCCGGATCTCCCCTCGCACACCGAGCTCATCGACGGGAGTCTCGTTTTCGTGACTCCACAGAAGCTTTTTCACTGGCGAGTGATACGTCTCCTCGAGCGGCGCTTGGCAGAGAACTTGCCGGAGCATCTCCTGGTGCGCGGGGAGATGACCGTGACCATTGGGCCCAAGCAGCGGCCCGAACCCGATGTCCTGGTAGTCCGGGCCGAATCCGAAGAATCGGAGGACGTGGGGACCTACCCTCCCGATGCCGTACTACTCGCGGTTGAGGTCGTCTCTCCGGACTCCATGGTGCGCGACCGCGAACGCAAGCCGCAGATCTACGCGCAGGCCGGGATCCCGCATTTCTGGCGCGTCGAGAATGACGGCGGTGAACCCAAGGTCTACGTCTACGAGCTGGACCCGGCCACTCGGACCTACGTGGCCAGGGGTATCCACGAGGACCGGCTCAAGGTCAGCAGCCCGTTCGAGATCGACATCGACCTGACCGAGATGCACCGGATGTGA
- the glmS gene encoding glutamine--fructose-6-phosphate transaminase (isomerizing): MCGIVGYVGPQPALEVVVDGLARLEYRGYDSAGIAVLSDGRLQTEKRAGKLANLRAVLDHDAPPADGIGIGHTRWATHGPPTDINAHPHVDNDNRVAVIHNGIIENFAPLRLELEERGCKFTSETDTEVTAHLLAEELKERGDRDLAGAMRSVCRRLEGAFTLVAMFADAPELVVAARRNSPLVVGRGEGENFLASDVAAFIAHTRDAVELGQDQVVELRADSVTVTDYDGRPADVREYHVDWDASAAEKGGYEYFMLKEIVEQPRAVADTLLGRVAVDGTLTLDEMRLAPSELRDIEKIVIIACGTSYHAGLIAKYAIEHWCRVPCEVEVASEFRYRDPILNRQTLVIAISQSGESMDTLMAVRYAREQRARVLAICNVNGSTIPRESDGVLYTHAGPEVGVAATKTFLTQLVACYLVGLYLAQVRTVKFGDEINAVIEQLANMPEQVESVLTTIDPVRQLARSLSSADTVLFLGRHVGYPVALEGALKLKELAYMHAEAFAAGELKHGPIALIEEGLPVVVVVPSREGRGVLHDKIVSNIQEIRARGARTIVIAEQGDTTVRPFADELIEIPPVPTLLQPIISTVPMQVFACELALAKGNDVDQPRNLAKSVTVE; encoded by the coding sequence ATGTGCGGAATCGTTGGCTACGTCGGGCCGCAACCGGCGCTTGAGGTCGTTGTGGATGGCCTCGCACGGCTTGAGTATCGCGGGTACGACTCCGCGGGTATCGCCGTCCTCAGTGATGGCAGGCTCCAGACCGAGAAGCGGGCCGGCAAGCTCGCCAACCTGCGAGCGGTTCTGGATCACGACGCGCCCCCCGCCGACGGCATCGGGATCGGTCACACCCGCTGGGCCACGCACGGCCCCCCCACCGATATCAACGCCCACCCCCACGTCGACAACGACAACCGGGTGGCCGTGATCCACAACGGGATCATCGAGAACTTCGCGCCGCTGCGCCTGGAACTTGAGGAGCGCGGGTGCAAGTTCACCTCCGAGACCGACACCGAGGTCACCGCGCACCTGCTCGCTGAGGAGCTGAAGGAGCGCGGCGACCGCGACCTCGCTGGCGCCATGCGATCGGTCTGCCGGCGGCTCGAAGGGGCCTTCACGCTCGTGGCCATGTTCGCCGACGCCCCCGAACTGGTGGTGGCCGCGCGGCGCAACTCCCCCCTGGTCGTCGGCCGGGGCGAGGGGGAGAACTTCCTCGCCAGCGACGTCGCCGCGTTCATCGCGCACACCCGCGATGCCGTCGAACTGGGTCAGGACCAGGTCGTGGAGCTGCGGGCCGACTCCGTGACCGTCACCGACTACGACGGCCGCCCCGCCGATGTCCGCGAGTACCACGTCGACTGGGACGCGTCCGCCGCCGAGAAGGGCGGCTACGAGTACTTCATGCTCAAGGAGATCGTCGAGCAGCCGCGCGCCGTCGCCGACACCCTCCTGGGCCGCGTCGCCGTCGACGGCACGCTCACGCTCGACGAGATGCGGCTCGCCCCCTCCGAGCTGCGCGACATCGAGAAGATCGTGATCATCGCGTGCGGCACCTCCTACCACGCGGGCCTGATCGCCAAGTACGCGATCGAGCACTGGTGCCGTGTGCCGTGCGAGGTGGAGGTCGCCAGCGAGTTCCGCTACCGCGACCCCATCCTGAACCGGCAGACGCTGGTGATCGCGATCTCCCAGTCCGGCGAGAGCATGGACACCCTGATGGCGGTGCGGTACGCGCGCGAGCAGCGCGCCCGTGTGCTGGCCATCTGCAACGTGAACGGGTCCACGATCCCGCGCGAGTCCGACGGGGTTCTCTACACCCACGCCGGGCCCGAGGTCGGGGTCGCCGCGACCAAGACGTTCCTCACCCAGCTCGTGGCGTGCTACCTCGTCGGGCTGTACCTGGCCCAGGTCCGCACCGTGAAGTTCGGCGACGAGATCAACGCGGTCATCGAGCAACTCGCGAACATGCCCGAGCAGGTCGAGAGCGTCCTGACGACGATCGACCCGGTGCGCCAGCTCGCGCGCTCGCTCAGCAGCGCCGACACCGTGCTGTTCCTCGGCCGGCACGTGGGCTACCCGGTGGCCCTCGAAGGCGCCCTCAAGCTCAAGGAGCTTGCCTACATGCACGCCGAGGCGTTCGCCGCCGGGGAGCTCAAGCACGGGCCGATCGCGCTGATCGAGGAGGGGCTGCCGGTGGTCGTCGTCGTGCCCTCCCGCGAGGGCCGCGGCGTGCTCCATGACAAGATCGTGTCCAACATCCAGGAGATCCGCGCCCGAGGGGCGCGCACCATCGTGATCGCCGAGCAGGGCGACACCACGGTGCGCCCGTTCGCCGACGAGCTGATCGAGATCCCGCCCGTACCCACGCTGCTGCAACCGATCATCAGCACGGTCCCGATGCAGGTGTTCGCCTGTGAACTGGCCCTGGCCAAGGGCAACGACGTCGACCAGCCACGCAACCTCGCCAAGAGCGTCACGGTCGAGTAG
- the coaA gene encoding type I pantothenate kinase, translated as MSHATKNGVLSPYVELDRAAWAALRDSTPLALTEAELEVLRGTTDPTSMDEVRDIYLPLSRLLNLYVKATRERHAAVRGFLGEDDRPAPFVIGVAGSVAVGKSTTARLLRTLLAQWPDHPSVELVSTDNFLYPNSVLQQRGIMNRKGFPESYDRRALVRFVSEMKAGAARAELPVYSHLAYDIVPGGVQTVYRPDILIVEGINVLQPPQPGRLAVADFFDFSIYVDARVEHIRSWYLDRFRELRRTAFADPRSYFHSIATTASEEKALEFASDVWHSINEVNLVENILPTRGRATLVLYKGGDHLIRRVRLRKT; from the coding sequence GTGTCTCACGCGACCAAAAATGGCGTCCTCTCGCCGTACGTCGAACTCGACCGGGCGGCATGGGCGGCATTGCGCGACTCGACTCCGCTCGCCCTGACCGAGGCGGAGCTCGAAGTTCTGCGCGGAACAACCGACCCCACGTCAATGGACGAGGTCCGCGACATCTATCTGCCTTTGTCGCGGCTGCTCAACCTGTACGTCAAAGCCACGCGGGAGCGCCACGCGGCGGTGCGCGGCTTCCTCGGCGAGGACGACCGCCCGGCCCCCTTCGTCATCGGTGTGGCCGGCAGCGTGGCCGTTGGCAAGTCGACCACGGCCCGGCTGCTGCGCACCCTGCTCGCCCAGTGGCCCGACCACCCCAGCGTCGAGCTGGTGAGCACGGACAACTTCCTCTACCCGAACTCCGTGCTGCAGCAGCGCGGGATCATGAACCGCAAGGGCTTCCCCGAGAGCTACGACCGGCGCGCGCTGGTGCGGTTCGTGTCGGAGATGAAGGCCGGAGCGGCACGGGCGGAGCTGCCGGTCTACTCGCACCTGGCCTACGACATCGTCCCCGGTGGCGTGCAGACCGTCTACCGGCCCGACATCCTCATCGTCGAGGGCATCAACGTCCTGCAGCCGCCGCAGCCGGGCCGGCTGGCGGTGGCGGACTTCTTCGACTTCTCGATCTACGTCGACGCCCGGGTGGAGCACATCCGGTCCTGGTACCTGGACCGGTTCCGCGAGCTGCGGCGCACCGCGTTCGCCGACCCGCGCTCCTACTTCCACTCCATCGCCACCACGGCCAGCGAGGAGAAGGCGCTGGAGTTCGCCTCGGACGTCTGGCACAGCATCAACGAGGTGAACCTGGTCGAGAACATCCTGCCCACGCGCGGCCGGGCCACGCTCGTGCTGTACAAGGGCGGGGACCACCTGATCCGCCGGGTACGGCTGCGCAAGACCTGA